CTTTTAGGGCTTATTGGAAATCAGTCCGGGATTCAAGACATCCTCCGAATTTAATACGTCAGCGACGCATGGAATTTCCAGACCAAGAAAGACTAAGAACCGGGCACTTCTCGGACTTATCGGATGTAACCGACATGAAGCCCTCTTCTAAATTTGCCCATTTCGTGCTGTGCTCCTGACAAGGATGCTCAAACTGTTGCATGTGTGTTGGTTTCACTGCACTGTCAGATGGATGACAGCTACAAGGCCTGGAAGGACTCAAAGTGGGGTTAATGGCGGGGCTTTAGGGCAGTTGCTTTACCCAAATTGTCAAGACTGGACACTATCGTCTATTTAACTGGGCTTGATCTTGCTCAATTATATTCCTGACCTTACAGTCTAAAGACATACAATTTCAATCACGACTACCACGATGAGTACTGCAAAGATTATCACTGTTATTGGAGCTACCGGCAATCAAGGAGGATCTGTTGCTCGGTCTCTACTCCAGAACGCAGAGTTTAAAGTCCGCGCAGTCACTCGAAACCCTAACTCCGAGGCTAGTCAAAAATTAGCTACTTTGGGAGCTGAGGTGGTCCGGGCCGACGGCTTTAACAGTGATGAGATTCTAGCTGCGTTCCAAGGGTCATGGGGAGCGTTTGTGAACCTTAACTCGGATGACAAGGTATGCTATTTATTGCCTTATGCGTTGTATTTGTCGATAAGGCGTGGAAGATAACCAATGAGAAAAGTCCTTGACAATCCCAGATGGACCAAACGAGTTTGATCTAGGCAAGTCGATTATCGatgcggctgctgctgcaggTGTTCAGCACCTTGTCTTCAGCTCTGGCCCGAACTGCACGGAGCTGACCAATGGAAAGGTGAACATGAAGGCCATGAACTGTTAGTACTCCCAGACTAGCAAAGAGAGCTTAATATATACTAAAATCAGGACAGCGAAGTATCAAATTGAGCAATACGCCAAGCAACTGGGTGCCTTCCAGAGCGTCGTTCCCATCGGCGCAGGATGGTTCCTAGAGAACTTCCTAGCCAAAGAAGTCGCCCCCATCTTCGGCGGATTTCCTCATTTCCCGGATAGCGAGGGCATCCTAACATTCCGCACCCCTAACTGGGGTGGCGAGGAAAAAGTCCCCTGGCTAAGCGTCACCGAAGACTTCG
This region of Aspergillus chevalieri M1 DNA, chromosome 4, nearly complete sequence genomic DNA includes:
- a CDS encoding NmrA/HSCARG family protein (COG:S;~EggNog:ENOG410PV89;~InterPro:IPR036291,IPR008030;~PFAM:PF13460,PF05368;~SMCOG1199:NmrA family protein;~antiSMASH:Cluster_4.6) — its product is MSTAKIITVIGATGNQGGSVARSLLQNAEFKVRAVTRNPNSEASQKLATLGAEVVRADGFNSDEILAAFQGSWGAFVNLNSDDKSLTIPDGPNEFDLGKSIIDAAAAAGVQHLVFSSGPNCTELTNGKVNMKAMNSKYQIEQYAKQLGAFQSVVPIGAGWFLENFLAKEVAPIFGGFPHFPDSEGILTFRTPNWGGEEKVPWLSVTEDFGDIIHGIFLDPKKWNNRFVHGVSDPGSFQYLVESFEAATGHKSRFEPVLPTWEAFDTHNIPELEDVKLMFGFAQETGGRYFSEPTEKETARELKRATAVALGRPAEQQELVTVKEWFAARFALV